The Oncorhynchus tshawytscha isolate Ot180627B linkage group LG08, Otsh_v2.0, whole genome shotgun sequence genome window below encodes:
- the LOC112255653 gene encoding homeobox protein CDX-1-like, which produces MYSNSMRRQTQNFISYHHVTGISDPHAQMTSLWNPVYEAPLEQWSHYGHSAGFPGSNPVMEQIRVSSTELTSISPAGPGILPSLDSHTRQYSPDSQRRNSYTGIRRNVHSSSTGGKTRTKDKYRVVYTDQQRLELEKEFQSSRYITIRRKTELSLGLSLSERQVKIWFQNRRAKERKITKKKIQLSQQASTTTPTMTPPSLADPSNGSMATSSSSLLSETISTTIKEEY; this is translated from the exons ATGTACTCAAATTCCATGAGACGCCAGACTCAGAACTTCATCAGTTATCATCACGTCACGGGCATCAGTGACCCGCATGCCCAGATGACAAGTCTGTGGAACCCTGTTTACGAAGCCCCGCTGGAGCAGTGGTCACATTATGGCCACAGCGCGGGTTTCCCCGGTTCGAACCCTGTTATGGAACAGATACGTGTCAGTTCCACTGAACTGACTTCCATCTCGCCTGCCGGTCCCGGAATTCTCCCGTCACTCGATTCACATACCAGGCAGTACTCTCCAGACTCACAGAGAAGAAACTCGTACACTGGGATCAGACGAAATGTACATTCATCCAGCACTG GAGGGAAGACACGCACCAAGGACAAGTACAGGGTGGTGTACACAGACCAGCAGCGCCTGGAGCTAGAGAAGGAGTTCCAGTCCAGTAGATACATCACCATCAGGAGGAAGACAGAACTTTCCCTGGGCCTCAGCCTCTCAGAGAGACAG GTGAAGATCTGGTTCCAGAACAGGAGAGCCAAGGAGAGGAAGATAACCAAGAAGAAGATCCAGCTGTCCCAGCAGGCTTCTACGACCACTCCCACCATGACCCCACCCAGTCTGGCTGACCCCAGCAACGGTTCCATGGCAACCAGCTCCAGCAGCTTGTTGTCAGAGACGATATCAACGACAATCAAAGAGGAGTACTGA